A stretch of the Filimonas lacunae genome encodes the following:
- a CDS encoding glycosyl hydrolase codes for MKKHVPIVIAFCFLLCTSLLAQPNLAVKASLSQTLSGSRSFTNGTQADTLLKLFAIPRNYTLELVAKVNAAVGRGLDIEARNAGIQGFRLSLDAAHLKEASSLNAVTPVTVSKAAQQHTIRIAVQSDTAHIYQNGAYIQSQPLTTIKDIVGGVEADVSNLYLPGSNLAPGWAGVTGNFTGAPDSYGWAYNGIANTGLFTTANSTSGVRYMDVSASVNTHTYNGTTYNGRLLFLRWDGSDIQSTCYTLPVMLEANTTYDFSMLFAYFSNATGGTAITAGIGKTTAAADRLATHVFTASATKDLVRESFVFTSQEAGQYYLSFTGNWGLFTIGELSLNKNAPGNLVPNWAGIAPNNAGTPGNYSWAYNGTTTSLFNTANGTSGVRYTDVSSSVNTHNYNGATYNGRLLFLRWDNSAYQSACYTYPVVLEANTTYEFSMLHAYYSNATGSRTITAGIGKTTAAANRLALHVFATNGTKELTKEKFLFTSQETGVYYLTFTGDWGLFTVGELSLTKYAATPRFVLGKNYITGAVNMEITSATYEDGAYAPAALVTQTPENITVTGSMVSVLPSFNTNFIVPGKTDLHVTGAYSPLVNSTVQLNADNAWLFFDNIKPSVVVSNWLSKVSINGVSAVGNANVRIAPYKNGTAIIPNGNVASQAALQVYTQPGLSGSTASYAINTYYNSLAAWDNSIRSFKLQRGYMATLANNPDGTGYSRVFVANDSDLVVNAMPAGLDTSVSFIRVFAWDWVSKKGKAGGGTPLVLLNGTWYYDWNIGGATTSDYNYVAIRQNGGWPAWSAINSKPGVNHLLGFNEPDRPDQANMSVDEAVRQWPDLMKSGYRVGSPAPSDPFNGWVTSFLAKTDALNYRVDYVAIHCYWGGLTPQTWYSRLKSVYDQVKRPLWITEWNNGANWTTESWPTDTAAQFLKQYNDMKGILQVLDTTSFIERYAIYDWVTDKRAMVLADTLTLAGRYYAANPSNFAYSPQTAFVHNWKLVAPNIDTISNTTTYTTITLRFHDINGELGGQYILERKIDGVDTGFVGVSTYTGYVYASDLTFADTTYTKATYRVKAYNRSLDQYIYSATIDVTRSIAAASLSGEVSMARVVTDGGLPLQIYPNPATDRITVQLPVVQNNALVRVYNASGQLVKSARIQSSTTIIGLEQLPAGIYYVQVSNGKQVKTEKIVKQRGL; via the coding sequence ATGAAAAAACATGTACCGATTGTAATTGCTTTCTGTTTTCTTTTGTGTACCAGTCTGTTAGCGCAGCCGAATTTGGCGGTAAAGGCTTCGTTAAGTCAAACCTTATCCGGCTCCCGCTCTTTCACCAACGGCACACAAGCCGATACCTTGCTAAAGTTGTTTGCTATTCCCCGCAACTACACGCTGGAGCTGGTAGCTAAAGTAAATGCCGCTGTTGGGCGGGGGCTGGATATAGAAGCGCGTAACGCTGGTATCCAGGGTTTCCGGCTTTCGCTGGATGCGGCTCATCTGAAAGAAGCCTCTTCTTTAAATGCGGTTACACCTGTTACGGTGTCAAAAGCAGCACAGCAACATACCATCCGTATTGCTGTGCAGAGCGATACGGCACATATTTACCAGAACGGCGCTTATATTCAATCTCAGCCGCTTACCACTATTAAAGATATTGTAGGGGGCGTAGAAGCAGACGTAAGCAATTTGTATTTGCCGGGGTCTAACCTCGCGCCGGGATGGGCAGGTGTTACCGGTAATTTTACCGGTGCGCCCGATAGTTATGGATGGGCTTATAACGGCATTGCTAATACGGGTTTGTTTACAACCGCTAACAGTACCAGTGGTGTGCGTTACATGGATGTAAGCGCCAGTGTAAACACGCACACGTATAATGGCACCACCTATAACGGAAGATTATTGTTTCTAAGATGGGATGGCAGCGATATACAAAGCACCTGCTATACCCTGCCGGTAATGCTGGAAGCGAATACTACCTACGATTTTTCTATGTTGTTTGCCTATTTTTCCAATGCTACCGGTGGCACAGCTATTACAGCAGGCATAGGCAAAACAACAGCGGCGGCCGACAGGCTGGCCACGCATGTGTTTACTGCCAGCGCCACCAAAGATCTGGTAAGGGAAAGTTTTGTATTTACCTCACAGGAAGCAGGCCAGTATTACCTGAGCTTCACCGGTAACTGGGGATTGTTTACCATAGGTGAATTATCGTTAAACAAAAATGCACCCGGTAACCTGGTGCCCAACTGGGCAGGCATTGCGCCTAACAATGCAGGTACACCGGGCAATTACAGCTGGGCTTATAATGGTACTACCACTTCTTTGTTTAATACTGCCAATGGCACCAGTGGTGTACGTTATACGGATGTAAGTTCCAGTGTAAACACACATAACTATAATGGTGCTACGTACAATGGCCGGCTATTGTTTTTGCGCTGGGATAACAGCGCCTATCAAAGCGCCTGTTATACGTATCCGGTAGTGCTGGAAGCCAATACCACTTACGAATTCTCTATGTTGCATGCTTATTACTCCAATGCTACGGGCAGCAGAACCATCACCGCAGGAATTGGTAAAACCACGGCTGCCGCAAACAGGCTGGCATTGCACGTGTTTGCTACCAACGGAACGAAGGAGCTTACCAAAGAGAAATTTTTATTTACCTCGCAGGAAACGGGGGTATACTATCTCACTTTTACCGGCGACTGGGGTTTGTTTACAGTAGGTGAATTGTCGCTCACCAAATATGCAGCCACGCCACGCTTTGTGTTAGGGAAGAATTACATTACCGGCGCTGTGAACATGGAAATTACTTCGGCTACCTACGAAGATGGCGCGTATGCCCCGGCCGCACTGGTTACGCAAACGCCGGAGAATATAACGGTTACGGGCAGTATGGTATCGGTATTGCCTTCTTTCAACACCAACTTTATTGTGCCGGGAAAAACAGATCTGCATGTAACCGGTGCGTATTCTCCATTGGTCAATTCCACTGTTCAGCTGAATGCAGATAATGCCTGGCTGTTCTTCGATAATATAAAACCTTCTGTTGTTGTAAGCAACTGGCTCAGTAAAGTAAGTATCAATGGTGTATCTGCTGTGGGTAATGCGAACGTACGCATTGCGCCTTATAAAAATGGTACCGCTATTATTCCCAATGGGAATGTTGCTTCACAGGCTGCTTTACAAGTATATACGCAACCGGGTTTATCAGGCAGCACTGCTAGTTATGCTATTAATACGTATTACAATAGTCTGGCTGCATGGGATAATAGTATACGCTCTTTTAAATTACAGAGAGGTTATATGGCCACGCTGGCCAATAACCCGGATGGCACGGGATATAGCAGGGTGTTTGTAGCCAATGACAGTGACCTGGTGGTCAATGCTATGCCTGCGGGGTTAGATACTTCTGTGTCTTTTATCAGGGTGTTTGCCTGGGACTGGGTGAGCAAAAAAGGAAAAGCGGGGGGTGGTACGCCGTTGGTGTTATTGAACGGCACCTGGTATTACGACTGGAATATTGGCGGCGCTACTACCAGCGATTATAACTATGTGGCTATACGGCAAAACGGGGGATGGCCTGCCTGGTCGGCTATTAACAGTAAGCCGGGTGTGAATCATTTGCTGGGCTTTAATGAGCCTGACCGTCCCGACCAGGCGAATATGTCGGTAGATGAAGCGGTAAGACAGTGGCCCGATCTGATGAAATCGGGATATCGTGTGGGATCGCCTGCGCCATCAGATCCGTTCAATGGCTGGGTTACTTCTTTCCTGGCTAAAACAGATGCGCTGAACTACCGGGTTGATTATGTAGCTATACATTGTTACTGGGGTGGCCTTACACCGCAAACCTGGTACAGCCGTTTAAAAAGCGTATACGACCAGGTGAAACGGCCGTTATGGATTACAGAGTGGAATAACGGAGCTAACTGGACAACGGAATCCTGGCCTACCGATACGGCTGCACAGTTTTTAAAACAATACAATGATATGAAGGGCATATTGCAGGTGTTGGATACCACCTCGTTTATTGAGCGGTATGCTATATACGACTGGGTGACCGATAAGCGTGCCATGGTGCTGGCTGATACATTAACGCTGGCTGGCAGGTATTATGCCGCTAATCCATCCAATTTTGCCTATTCGCCGCAGACGGCTTTTGTACATAACTGGAAGCTGGTGGCTCCCAATATAGATACCATCAGCAATACCACTACTTATACTACCATTACACTTCGCTTTCATGATATCAATGGCGAGCTGGGCGGCCAATACATACTGGAACGGAAGATTGACGGGGTGGACACAGGTTTTGTAGGAGTAAGCACCTATACAGGTTATGTATATGCCAGTGATCTTACGTTTGCCGATACCACTTATACCAAGGCCACCTACCGGGTAAAAGCCTATAACCGTTCGCTGGATCAGTATATATATTCTGCAACTATAGATGTGACCAGAAGTATAGCTGCGGCTTCACTTTCGGGTGAGGTAAGTATGGCGCGGGTAGTAACAGATGGCGGATTGCCTTTGCAGATATATCCTAATCCGGCCACGGACAGAATAACCGTTCAGTTGCCGGTGGTGCAAAATAATGCCCTGGTGCGTGTATACAATGCGTCGGGCCAGCTGGTAAAAAGTGCACGTATTCAAAGCAGCACTACTATAATAGGGTTGGAGCAGTTGCCTGCCGGTATTTATTATGTGCAGGTGAGTAATGGTAAACAGGTGAAAACAGAAAAAATTGTTAAACAGAGGGGCTTATAG
- a CDS encoding pepsin/retropepsin-like aspartic protease family protein, whose protein sequence is MRKFLVMCLAVVSGGSLYAQQPRESRMADSLFKALQTHESALLLPLLEDSCNISGLPKGMNDRLIPAILEKFPAISSYKIKSIEPEGDFTRVRIEMMYQTGKPGAPDFVIGKTGRIHELNIIKNATIGGPAKPKAPVRVLEAPDTLTIPFVYLNGLIYVEGQLDGRNGFFLLDTGSPEMILNQQYFQDSLMPMPENSGGVTGINGAMQDVLMRKVNVFSLGAMQLRSFGVMVMPDNIVDLGDASMPYLGSIGYSIIKDFEVQFDMKAEKLFLVKTDSAGNYVSTSYKAPAAKATAAFTMRRHIPIVQMNVGDRTYNMGIDCGAANNVFFDKNQAALTPYMDQFNQTSMVGQEGVSTPVTQAHLKKATIGKLPFTDMLSLITPNNMSYSNDAERLPLDGLLGTEFLKCYTTAVNFKKGQVYFR, encoded by the coding sequence ATGAGAAAGTTTTTGGTGATGTGTCTGGCGGTGGTAAGCGGTGGCAGTTTATATGCCCAGCAACCCCGGGAAAGCCGGATGGCAGACAGCCTGTTTAAGGCATTGCAAACACATGAATCAGCGTTATTGCTTCCTTTGCTGGAAGATAGTTGTAATATCAGTGGCTTGCCCAAAGGGATGAACGACCGGTTGATTCCCGCTATATTGGAGAAGTTTCCTGCCATCAGTTCCTATAAAATAAAGAGCATAGAGCCGGAAGGTGATTTTACCCGCGTGCGGATAGAAATGATGTACCAGACCGGTAAGCCGGGCGCGCCTGACTTTGTTATTGGTAAAACAGGCCGTATACATGAGTTGAATATCATTAAAAATGCCACTATTGGTGGGCCTGCTAAGCCCAAAGCGCCTGTAAGGGTATTGGAAGCGCCAGATACGCTTACTATTCCTTTTGTATACCTCAATGGTCTTATTTATGTAGAGGGGCAACTGGATGGCCGCAATGGCTTTTTTCTGCTGGATACCGGATCGCCGGAAATGATATTGAACCAGCAGTATTTTCAGGATTCACTGATGCCAATGCCTGAGAATTCCGGTGGCGTTACGGGCATCAATGGCGCTATGCAAGATGTGTTGATGCGCAAGGTGAATGTATTTAGTTTAGGGGCCATGCAGCTGCGCAGTTTTGGTGTGATGGTAATGCCTGATAACATTGTGGATTTAGGAGATGCATCTATGCCTTACCTGGGTTCCATTGGTTATAGTATTATCAAAGATTTTGAAGTGCAGTTTGATATGAAGGCCGAAAAGCTGTTCCTGGTAAAAACAGACAGTGCAGGCAATTATGTAAGCACTTCTTATAAGGCGCCCGCTGCAAAGGCTACTGCTGCATTTACTATGCGACGCCATATCCCCATTGTGCAAATGAATGTAGGTGACCGTACTTACAATATGGGTATTGATTGCGGTGCTGCCAATAACGTGTTCTTTGATAAGAACCAGGCGGCGCTTACGCCTTACATGGATCAGTTTAATCAAACCTCTATGGTAGGGCAGGAAGGTGTGTCTACACCGGTTACACAGGCGCATCTGAAAAAGGCTACTATTGGTAAGCTACCTTTTACCGATATGCTTTCGCTGATCACTCCTAATAATATGAGCTATAGCAACGATGCAGA